A window of the Gordonia humi genome harbors these coding sequences:
- the purQ gene encoding phosphoribosylformylglycinamidine synthase subunit PurQ, protein MSARIGVITFPGTLDDVDAARAVRMAGGEAVDLWHGDADLKGVDAVVVPGGFSYGDYLRTGAIAKFAPVMGEVVEAAGKGMPVLGICNGFQILCESGLLPGALTRNEGLHFVCRDQWLRVESNVTAWTSRYEAGAEILIPLKSGEGRYVASDETLEELKGEGRIAFTYAGDNPNGSQFDIAGITSANGRVVGLMPHPEHAIEALTGPSDDGLGLFYSALDAVTAAV, encoded by the coding sequence ATGTCTGCACGCATCGGAGTCATCACCTTTCCGGGCACGCTCGACGACGTCGACGCCGCGCGCGCCGTTCGCATGGCGGGCGGCGAAGCCGTCGACCTGTGGCACGGCGACGCCGATCTCAAGGGCGTCGACGCCGTCGTCGTCCCGGGGGGATTCTCGTACGGCGACTACCTGCGGACCGGTGCGATCGCGAAGTTCGCGCCGGTCATGGGTGAGGTGGTCGAGGCGGCGGGCAAGGGCATGCCGGTCCTGGGCATCTGCAACGGCTTCCAGATCCTCTGCGAGTCCGGTCTCCTCCCGGGAGCGCTGACCCGCAACGAGGGGCTGCACTTCGTGTGCCGTGACCAGTGGCTGCGCGTCGAGTCGAACGTCACCGCGTGGACCAGCCGGTACGAGGCCGGCGCGGAGATCCTCATCCCGCTCAAGTCCGGAGAGGGCCGTTACGTGGCCTCCGACGAGACGCTCGAAGAACTCAAGGGCGAAGGTCGCATCGCCTTCACGTACGCCGGCGACAATCCGAACGGTTCACAGTTCGACATCGCGGGCATCACCAGCGCGAACGGCCGCGTCGTCGGTCTGATGCCGCATCCGGAGCACGCGATCGAGGCGCTCACCGGACCGTCCGACGACGGCCTCGGTCTGTTCTACTCGGCGCTCGACGCGGTCACGGCCGCGGTCTGA
- the purS gene encoding phosphoribosylformylglycinamidine synthase subunit PurS, with protein MARVVVDVMPKAEILDPQGQAIVGALGRLGFAGVADVRQGKRFEVEIDDSVSDADLERIAEEVLTNTVIENFSVSRVAE; from the coding sequence ATGGCACGAGTAGTGGTCGATGTGATGCCCAAGGCCGAGATTCTGGACCCGCAGGGGCAGGCCATCGTGGGCGCGCTGGGACGTCTCGGATTCGCCGGCGTCGCCGACGTCCGTCAGGGCAAGCGGTTCGAGGTGGAGATCGACGACTCGGTCAGCGACGCCGACCTCGAGCGCATCGCCGAAGAAGTGCTGACCAACACGGTCATCGAGAACTTCTCCGTCTCCCGCGTGGCGGAGTGA